Within the Scleropages formosus chromosome 8, fSclFor1.1, whole genome shotgun sequence genome, the region TTCCAACAACAGCTTACCTGTCCAGGTAAGCAATCCATACGATAGATCCTGTGCCCACTTGAGAAAAGTGCCTCCGACTCCACGAACACATGCATGAAGAGCTGTGTGATTCtgccacacctccttaaaagTCTACCAGCTGGCATCCTTAAGGGAAATAAAACTGAAGCTCCGCCATCCCTTTGCCACGAGAAAGTCACCTCTCATGCCGCCCTCAGCTTTAGAAATCTTACTCTTGGGTCTCTGTTTTGTGCTAAAATCTCAGTATCCAGCAAAATTTATATCACCTCACACAAAAACCGatgaatgattttaaataaagcaaaatctTTCATCGCAATGAATAAATCagaagcatcagtgaaatgaaaatatcacaCAAACGAACTTCTGCAGAAGGATACCGTTCGACATACAAAACATGCGTGTGGAAAAAGTCcatttttttgtcacaaataAAGTGGGCAGAGAACAAAGTGGACAGAATCAACCATAGACACATGAAAGTAGTCACGACTGTCATTTGTGTCCAGGGAAAATATATCAACTAGAGCGGAGAAGTCAATTGCACcagcttggagaaaaaaagagaaaacctgTTCTGAATTATCTAGCAATCATTTTGTATAGATAGAGCATAGAATATGAATGATTAGAAATGGTTTCGTACAGCTCATCTTTCAAATTCTGTTTGAGTGGCCTGCCCCTTAATATTCTTCTATTACATCTGGATCTTACCCCTTTAGAAGAACTCCTGCTGGCCCACCATTTCAGCTTGGTATGTCTAATGTTATCTCAACAACTTTTTGTCACTCAAAGcgcatatttcagaaaaaaattaaactcgGTCATTATCTTGCTGCATGTCAATTCAGACGTTTACGTGAAAATTCAGGTAAAGAAGCAATTTTACTCTGCTAAAGGAACACAACTTGAGGTTGAAGCTCACAGCAGACAGAATACAGAGAGAACAGACAGTCCTGTTACTTTTTATTGCAGAAACAGAATTCAAGTGATTAATGTTATTAGAAATTTTCAGTCTTATACTGTAAGTATGTGACTGTAATATTGTGCCTTGCAAACATCCGTCTCTTGGATGTTACATAATTGTGTgaggaaaatgtaataaaatctTCACAGATGCAGCGCGGCAACCAGAGTCTATGAACCACAGACAAAAACCATTCAGTGGTTTATGCCTGTGACCTACCTGGGCAGCAGAGAAGGGCGATGCCACTTCTGGATGGACATAGTCTTGTTGATTAATCAACCTGCAATGTGATCTGTAAATTTAAGTTGGGATGAAAAAGTAAACACCTAGCTGCAAAAACTGGTCTCATCCAGCTGTTAACCATGTTTGCTGCTTGAATATAATTAAGCCAGGTGAGGTTTTATGTGACTTGTTGCAATAGTTATTCACCACAGGTCAAGATCTGGGCACGCCAGCACTGGATGGCAAGGACACCATGAAGGTGCTAACTCAGGTGTCCATCCATCTGCCATTCACTTCTGGATGATCGGCGACCTGTGGTACAGCGAGGGTGCAGACGTGGTATCGGAGCACCTTCAATTCACCTTTTTAATGACGTGCGCCACATGCAGGACAGTATCAGACATGCAGTCAGCTTCCGTCTCAGACAACAGAGCAGGCATTGTGTAGGCCCTAGGATCACTTACAGAACGGGGGGGAAGCAGAGCCCACGCTTTTGTCAATTCTTCAGCGGCTGTTTTGATCACTTAAAAGCTGAACTTTGCTGGCCATGCTCTGGAGAGGCCACACGACACATGGCAGGCTGGATGACTCTGAGGGTTGCCCCCCACGGCCAGCCAAGTTAGCTGATGTTGGCAGAATCCGCTCCCCCCCGAGGCAATCGACTGTGAAAAGGGGCTTTACTGAAGCACCTACTCAACTTATACGTATTAAttacaaaacacatgtaaatttaaGCTCACAAGATGACTGACAACCAGTGTTTAAGTCCCAGGAGGAGAGATTTTCCACGTCCACATTCAGCTGACGTACACGTAGTCATTTTCAGGGCTCTGAAAAGGCTTCAGACCAAAACGGCTCTTCTGACCTGAGGCAAATGAATCTGTATCGTATTTCCACCACGgtgctccacacacaccaaCTGCCCTAGTTCTTAGTCTGAAAGTGATCATGTCAAGTGGCGCAGCAAACAGctctttgaaaataataaatgaagtgGTAAACACAAGTACATGAAAATGGCACACCATGTCAGCGGAGTCTGAGATATCAGAAAACTGCGTAGAAGACTGACTGCGTAGGTTCGGTTCCATACCACAGAACTGCTGTAGACCAACTAAAACAAATGGAAACTTACACCATCTTCCGCAATTCCACGAACACATCAGGATCAGCCTTCCCTGACCCTGCGCACCAGTGGATCATAGCAGAGAATGGCTCACAGAAGGCCTTGGGTCTCAGGAGTGGACTACAAGCAAAAGCTACAGTCATGATATATTCAGTCCATTGCGCTGAGATCCATTCTCAAAAGATACTCACAGCATCACAGTCTTGAAAAAGAATCAagttaaatgaggaaaaagatTATTCGTGAAAATATAACCACCAgattctttattgttttttttcacagcaacaccaaagaaaatttttttacaacatttatttGGCACCCCTGGGcctgacatttaaaaactgtgtgCACGCTTGGAACGAACATACAATATCCACTAAAAGACTGCTAGGAGTTTACAGCACCAAAGGACTACAcagcatgtacagtatactgGGACACATAAGACAAGAGTACGCTATTGAAAAAGCACCATGATGTATTTCTGTACTGACTGCTCTACAGGAAGTCCATTTTTCGTCAACCAACCTGTGAGACATTGCAATAAAGTCataaaatttaaacacatttaggaATACATTCAATAAGAATAACACAAATGAACACCAAAGTAAACAAGCACGTGatctgaatattttatatagATTATAAATTGCACAGACAAGTATAATAATCTGAAAATGTCAACCCGCTTCCTTTGAGCATTTTATGCAACAAATCCCCTTTGAACACATTCAACACATTTTGTCTTTATGCATACAATATATGTTAAGATCTACCCTGCAGCCAGGACTCCcttatgtctctttctgtaaACTGATCTAAGtaattttcatgttcttttgttGTCTATTTATGTCTATTCTTGTTGAAAGAAACAATGAAACTGTTTTCTTACAATGGTAAATTCCAAGGGCACCTGTGGTTGTTCTGGACTGAAATGGTACTTAATGATATTTTGATTAATCTAGTGGAAATTTGGCACTAATTtctctgaaataaaaacagcagcacattcaaacacacacacacacacacattttcagaaccgctcgtcccttacggggtcacggggaaccggagcctacccggcaacacagggcgtaaggccggagggggaaggggacacacccaggacgggacgccagtccatcacaaggcaccccaagcgggactcgaaccccagacccaccggagagtaggactgcggtccaacccactgcgccaccgcacccccaacattcaaacattttacCGCAATTTGCTGAACATGTATAGGATGGCATTTACAAGCTGGTTGTCAAACATGTAGTACTGCATATTAAAGAAGGCTAGACCTACtcttggattttaaaaaaatcataataaaaaaaattcaatacagGCAATTACAGACATGCAATATGTTACAATACAAGTaatcaaaaatttaaatgtcaccTTTTACTAAACTGTTTATTCAACTTGTACATTCACTGTGATTTGCAATTACAGTCAGGTAATggagtggttaaagctgttgcctttactTGAAAGAccccggtttgaatcccacctgccactgaattacccttgagcaagatacttacccaacACCCAACAACACTACTTAGTGGTATAAAGAGGTTAATCATCATAAGAtccttcggagaaaagtgtagctaaatttgtaaatttaggaaaaaaagacCTTTTAAATAGgtttaaaactgcattaaacAGCACTTCAGAATTTTGATTTAAGTTGTCATGCCTATACAATTGGTGGGTCTAATGATCACCACTGGCTTTAAAGTGATTTCAAGCTTCCTAACTTTGTATTAAGTGGCACTGGTTTTGCCATGATAaatgtttataataaaatatgtcgtcttctgtttcttttctgtctcacactcaacaaaacaaacaaattcatTGTACTTTACCATATCCTTAAGATGTAGCTAGGTCTGAATTTAACACGTCTATATTTATGAGTCCATGAAAAGCAGCTATGAAATTAATTAAGCAGCTTATTTACTTAAGAGTGCAGCTACCTGGGTCAGTGAAACACGCGTCCCTTTCATAACTCAGCACAAAACACTGCAAGACTCCTGCAACACACCTTACTATGGACAATATTATTTCCTTAACACTGATAACACCATGGATTAcaacagttttaaatattttcccgACTACTGTGTTCTAACTTCCAACCCAGTCACATTCAGTTGaacactttaataataatatctaatattttcaatgtatttcATTGTTACATGTACATGATCTAGCACTGCTTGTCTTTCATTGTCGTGTGTGTGAAGATTTattatagaaataataaaagaatgaGATATGTCCAGCAGTCAGTTAGAACAGGTTCTTATCTACAATAGgaatttaagaaaatataacattaccaaatttattaatgttgtgaaacatttctttttaccATCGCTGAATTTCACCAAAAAGAAATCTTTAGAAAATTTATCAGTGTTCTACAGTGTAAACACTTATAAGAACAGACGGAGTAGTATAACTTGATGAGTAAAAAGCCGGCACATTTTTCAGGAGCTGCACTGAATGGACCTGGATTCTATGAACTCCAGACCAGCAGAAATTCTTATGTAAGATACTTGCTTTGCGCTCAGATCTGTGCTCATAACTTGAGAAAAAGACCCTTATTTATAGAGGGGATTTTAACaaacatattaattattttaaactatAGTTGAATGAGTATTTGCTAAAATCACATGAAGATCGAGCATTGTGTGCAAGACAAAGATTTCGCAAAGTTTTCTTTATACTTTATACGTGTCAAACTGGGGCCCAGGTGgtagtaaaacaaaaaacaaaaagttttgagTCCATGTTAGGACAGGGTGACAGCTACCATGTGCCTTCGACCCCAATCTGCACTGACACTGAGATATGCAAAGACTCAGGATGGAAAGGTACCATTACCACCACTACCAGAAAGCCGCTGGAAGCAGTGTGGCAGGTGTGTTCTGACATTACGTAttatttaaaacagtaaaattagcAGcactttataatatttgtaactgCACATCACATTAGTACATCGTTATGAGTGTAGTACCATACAGTTCAGTATGCAGAacttttatataatttaaaatgtaactacagatgtgcatgtgtgcacatATCATGTTAGGTAAGGTACTTTTCTGGTTGTTATAAACCCCtctttaaaattgaaaatttttttttaaactttttacatCTTGAAAAGGTCTTCATTTAAAATAAGGTTAGCTAATCACATCTGTAGATATTTCACGTGTCAAAAGTTGGGCAAAGACACAACCAGTTGAAACAGGATAAAGAGCAGTTTGCATATTTCCATATGCACATCAAATAAAATGCTTCTGACTGTTGAACTCATTCCTGGGTTAAAGTGTATACAAACTTGAGGACACGTACACATACACCATTCCTCTAAAGACCCCTTCATCCTCTGTGAAACACAGTGTACAACAAGCCCTGTCACATTTATGCTTTACCTGTGAGATGCCACACTCAGAGAGATGACATAATTTGGTAGCCTTAGTCACGCTGATGTCGGGCTGTGTCACTAGAGCCCTTCTGGTGGGCATGGCCAGACTCCACCTTAATCTTCTTGGCCCCTTTCAGGGCATTGATGACAGGTAACCATGATGATGGCAGCAACTTGGGGACGGCCTTCTCAGCCTGGCTCAGATGGCTGATGGCTGCATAGAGGCGGCCCCGTGGGCCAGACTCTGGCTGAGGGTAGTAGGCCTCCAACGGCTCTGGAGTGCAGTGCTTGTGCTGTAGGGTGGGTGATGGGGGTGGAAGTTTAGGGAGACTAAAACCTGCACCAAGCCATAGCACTGTCAGTTtataagaacacacacaaagactgcATTATGGCCCAGTCCctcaaaaaaaatatcaaagacCATAAGTGTGGGTCTGCAATGCTTCATCTTCAGTTATGACAGAAGCtttggaggtggggattgaggAGACCTTGCATGGACCTCTGCACATCTAAGCTGACATGGAAAAGGAAGTGCCACAAAGCAAGACACCACACAGTGGGAGTCTCCCGGACCTCTTTGTTGAGGTTAAAACTAATACAAAGATCTATAAAGAGCACAGGGATGTTTTCTCATCTGGCCTCACAAAGCAATCATGTACTGTTGGTAAACATGATGCCACTCCCACCTCACCTATCTTCATGAACAACACGGATGTCAGATGTTGCCTACCTTACCCTTTCCACAAAAAGAATTGTACACAAAGCACTCTGTGGCCTTGGGTTGGGGAACCCTACATAGACAActacaaacatacatatacacacacacacacacacacacacatatatatatatatatatatatatgtactgtgtatatatatatatgtttctcTATAGAACATTTCACCATAAGATGACAAAGTGACTCTCAtgtgttattcattttttccgttaatgttctgcttttaaaaattgaCTACTAAAAACACttgtggcgtcccgtcctgggtgtgtcccctccccctctagccttacgccctctgtggccgggttaggctccggagtgccgcgaccctgcttaggacaagcggcttcagacaatgtgcttgtgtgtgtgtgtgtaaaaaattaaGGTATGACAAAGAGAGCATGCCCTGCTCTTTCACCACCAAACAATATTGCTCACTGGTTGAATGTAACACAGATAATTATACTTGGTACTGAAGAAATGCAATTTCTTGTGTATTGATTAGCATTAACTAGTCATTAGTTGACTGAATCAAGTACATGCACCCACCCCACTGTCTTATTAGAACACAGTCATTTACCTTGAAAACGAATCCTTGGGGACAGGCGAGCTGTTCGTACCAGAGCGCTTTGTACATGACCAGCAGGAGCAGGCAAGCCAGGAATGCCATGGTGACAAGGACCAGGCCCATTAGCTgggagatacacacacacacacacacacacacacacacacacacacacacacacacacacgataaaCAAGGAGAACACCTGTAAGTTTGCACAAACGTCCAGCTACCCTGTCTGTAAGCACCACCCTCTGTGTGCCATCGTTCTACAACCGTGTCATTAACAGTGCGGTCACAGTCAATGGGATTTCGATGCCACTTCTATGCTATAATCTTTGCAGTGATCCtgacaaaatttaaatgaagcACTCACCTTGACCTTCTCGGAGACCTCGTCATACAGGTTTATGTTGAGCTTCTTGATGCCTGGAACACAcgtctttttcttcttcttctgctgcagCTGGTACTCCGTAGTGGTTTTCACAACGACCTGAAGACCAGCAGGTATGAAACAGTCCAAACAATGAGGTAATACGTGACGCGGTCAAGGAAAATGAATTTGTACTACAGTTGGATACTGAATCATTCAAACAGTAGGAACAAATTAATGACCGGGAGGTGTGGAGCCCGTCCCTAAATCCATCCTCACCTTGTCAGGGACAGGCTGCTGGAGCTGACTGACATCCAGAGGCATGAGCAGCGGGGAGCACTCTAGCCCTTCCTCCCCCGACTGGCCCTTCTCTGGCTTGGACCCCACGTGGCTTCCAATCTTCACCATGACCTGTGGAATGACAACACAGGTAAGCAATGGCAATGATGAGCCCATTTACCCACAGAAGAAAGATGTCTTCAATGTGAGTTacagaggaagaaggagaagaaggatcACAGAGTCCTGCATAGTCATTAAATGAGAACAAGTTGAGGGCTTAGTGGCTGAGGACTTGGACTTGGGTGCTGATACAGTGCAGAGAAATTTCACATAAATGGAAAAGTACCAAGATACACTGATACCAAGCAATGCATTGAAAGTGTAAATGATGCAACCTGTCAAAGTTACCTAAAATACAAGCATtttgtatgtaaaataaaaaataatttacaaagcTTTAACATTGTTTCAACAGTGACAATTATTTATGGAAAATCAAAAAACCAGAACTATTAGAAATATTTCCAACAGTGCATTCACCCAAATGACATGCCGGGTTGGATGGATTTTACACTCATCTCTGGACCAGCCAAGACTCCTCTAGACGGTGTCCCTACCCCCACAATCCAGCATAAAGCTCAGAATGAAACTTTCAACAACAGGCTTTTTCCACTTAACTTCAGCACACATTAGTTTCATTACCCAAGTCCCATTAATCAGGGAGTTCATTCGTATAAGTTGCACAAAAATTAATCAAGAAAGCTTCACAGCATCTGAAACGGACACAAGCCAAGACACCTTCCGGTGTGTTAACCTCCAACAGGACTGAGGTCTAGAACCTACACAAGCTACTCCATTTTCCAAAAGGATAACATCAGACTAATATCAATTATATTCAGCGTTCCTTCAGTCCATAAAGCTATACCGCATGCCTGAACtttgcaaatgaataaacagaaatatataaGCTCTAATGTAGTCAacctttgccttatgcctgtgctctagcgctctgtgtcactgcgtgagaagagcgctctgtacaAATAAATTGAATAGAACTGAATTTAATAATGTACATATTAACTGCCTATGCTTGTTGTTACTCTGAATGTTCGTTTGTGACCTTTTCCATAGCATGTGTTAGTTGCTGAGGTATTTAAAGGAATTTGCCTTTAAGGACATAAAAGCCTAGCAGGTTTCCGTTCCACTGCTCCAATGGTGAGGTCTCACTTAAAAGTACTTAAAGCTCTCACGCTGGGGTACTTCCTTAGTTCCTCCATGTGTAATCAAACTCCCTTTGATCGCACTAATGGGACATTTCAGCGATGAGCCTCATAACTCTGGGACATGGAGGATTTTCCATGAGACTCTGGGGTCAGATGTCCCTGTTTCTGCAACCCAGCGGGATTCCTCCGGAGTCGGTCATGTTTTTTCTAAAGAACGCAtgaaaaaaagtacataatGTGTACTGAAATTGCATAGGAACATTGCTTAAAGACACAAACCCAGCAATTTATGATGATGAGAAAACTAAGAAACCATGGGAACCTTGAAGCCATAACTCCTCAAGTCCCACTGTCTTCAAGACATTGCCAACAGCTGCTAAATTCCCGCAAACAATTTCGAGTATTCGGAGAACAGTgacgcagcaggtagcgctacTGGCTCCCAGAACTTGGGTAGTTTAggcatgggttcaaaccccacttagtctgtgaagagtttgcatgttctctcagtgtctgtgtgggtttcctcccacagtccaaagacatgcagttcaggtgaactagtgatgctaaattgcccatagtgtgtgatgcaatgaactggtgctctatctagggtgtacccccagCCTTGTCCACAGTGATTCCAGGAGGGGctccaggacaagcagttagcaaaaatgagtaaatttctGGTAAATAAAATGTCTGAATTAGAGTACAGTCCTGAAGTCTACATCAGCCAGGATGTTTGACAGTGAACAGAGATGCTTTCCAGCATGCTGAGCCTTCCTGTGGATTCTTTACAGCCTCCCAGACTTGGTGTCTGTGGGGAGCTCATCGCAGGCAGCCACCTGCAGGTGCTCAGGACGTCCCCAAGAGCCCTATCTGGAGTGGTCAGCCAGCAGCCTTCAGCTCACTGAAATCCTCGCAGGTGGAGTGTCGCACATGCCAGAGCAAAACAGACCTCCAGAACACAGCCAGAGGATGACATATCTCAGTCTTGAACCCAGACCATAAACTTATTAAAAATGGGCATCACACGGGCCTCAAAACATATGACAGGGGTCCATTCATGCTCATCAGATCTGCTCCCAGGCTCTAAAATTGCAGACACACTTTGAAGATCCACCTTATGACACCACACCTTGGGACATTTTTGCCACGACTTGTCACTCAGTGGCTGTTTCCTAAAATATTTGTCTTGCTGttgcaaataattttattttgaactggCCTGacatcagggggtgcggtggtgcagtgggtttgaccgggtcctgctcaccggggggtctggggtttgagtcctgcttggggtgccttgcaatggactggcatcccgcccggggtgagtcccctccccctccagccttgtgccctgtgctgccaggttaggctctggctccctgcatgggacaagtggtttcagctggagtgtgtgtgtgtgtgtgtgtgtgtgtgtgtgtgtgtgttgtttgatATTGTAGTGACTCGCACTACTGAAGAGCATCCCTTTCGAGTGCAAACAGATGTattatgtaaatagttgtaaaaaaaaggaattgtgggaaatgtgaagTAGTTGTGCAACCACAGTGGGGACTGTCAACGATTATAAGGTGCTAGTGCCTTTTAGGGAATGTGAAGGTTGGCTTGAGGTacaggtccttgagaaaaaaGGTGTCCCTCAACTGATGGCATTATCTCGCCGATACCTCTCGCTTTGcgccggtgttcgaataaacgTGTGTCATGAATGGTGTCCCTGCGTCATTCTTTGCCCCATAAGAGCCCAAAGTCGCACATATTACAGTatagtttgttttaattgttgaaATTGAAATACAAGCGTTCTGTAGTGTTTTTTTAGGTGAAATGGATGGATTTTGTGTAAACTACTGTACTTCAGGTAAGACTGTCATAATACgactgccaccttgcactcaaagtaATGCAATCTAACGTAATGCAATGTACCAATCCTGACAACGTAAATggtcttggacaaagacatccactccaaaaagagcaaaaattgCATGTGGGCTTGTGCGGAGCTGGAGCAAGCTTACGTCCACACCAGCCCTGTCCTGCCCTGAAGGTGTCCAGATGATGGTGATTCACAGCTGCCCTCACCACCAAAGCCCTGCCGTTCTCACGAATTGTTGTCCTGTCACTAGGCCGACCAGGGCAACAAGCTGATCGTAAAAGGAAATCAAACCACGCTCATCTGTGTTCAATCTCCACCAGCCGGCTGCAGGCAGCAAAGATACGGCATGGCAACATGGGAGCCATTGTTTACCCTCATTGGGTAAGGCCAAGCGGCCCCGGGCGGCAATCGGATGCACCGCGAGCGCCAAACAACCCGAGGGCCATTGAGTCTTTCACACGTCTGACCGCAAGGCAAAGCACATGCCTCACGAGTTCCCGCAAAGTGTTTCCTCTGGCCGAGCTTTGCCCGAACTCCCCGTCCATGATTAGGACTCGGTGAAAATGAGTAACGGCTACTTAATATGTGCACGTGTGTCCCTGTTCTCCCTTGTTCAGACGCAGAGGGgctgagcaaacaaaaaaaggggATGAAAAGGAGTTCACTGAAGCCCCCTCAGGCAAAACAGCCCCTGCAGAAATTTCTTGAACCTTTCCTACACTGCAATGCATCCTCGTGCAGCAAAACGGAGCGACACTTTCCAGAGAAAGGCACCGCGGCGTAAACAGGAACCGTGTTCAGACACGACGGAAAGTCACGGTGCTGTTTCGTTTCTGTCGGTGCCGTGAGACCGCGGTCCCGCCGCCCGCCGACGGTAGGAGCTCGGGAGCGAGCGCGCGTGCGGACGGACCGCACAGACTGGCGCCACCCGGACGAACGGTGTCATTCGCATCGGAGTGACGCGGCGCGCGCAGCCCTGGTAAACAGATCGTGCGCGAGTCTCATCAGCTCGCTCGCGCCCTGCTCTGGATCCCAAGCGGCCCGTACGATGCCCATTTAAAACCTTACCGCCATCTCTTAGGGTGGAACAGCGCGATAAGTACTTTACACAGCGATTTACACCGTATGTAGCGTTTTAATGCAGTGCGCGAGCCCCCAAATGCACAGTGCGTCATCTGCAGAGCACATGTGTGTACAGCACGCGCGCACAGTACGCTTAACCCCGAAACAAGTGTGCATTCGCTTCTTGTTGGTAAGGACATAATGATTAAGCAGAGACACTATGTGAGCAAGCAGTGATCGTCTGACTAAAAATGTTGGCTCGTCTTTgcagaattaaattattttcaattagAAATGAAAAACTGTGTGCAACGCTGATCGTAGcgc harbors:
- the LOC108942604 gene encoding neuronal vesicle trafficking-associated protein 2-like gives rise to the protein MVKIGSHVGSKPEKGQSGEEGLECSPLLMPLDVSQLQQPVPDKVVVKTTTEYQLQQKKKKKTCVPGIKKLNINLYDEVSEKVKLMGLVLVTMAFLACLLLLVMYKALWYEQLACPQGFVFKHKHCTPEPLEAYYPQPESGPRGRLYAAISHLSQAEKAVPKLLPSSWLPVINALKGAKKIKVESGHAHQKGSSDTARHQRD